The genomic stretch GCCGATATGAACACACTTTTAAAGAATGATAAAAGTGAAAGAAAAATCAACCTTGATGATTATGACAAAACACTTATGGATACAGGTGTTTTTAAGGGCAAAAGATATATGATGCCTATGCTGATTGAACCTGATATTTATATTTCAAATTCAGCTTTATTTAATGACTATGACCTTGCTACCAACACAAGGCTAACCTATAGCAACATTAACGAAAAGCTAAAGAAGTTTGCTAACAATAGCAACAACCTTAGCTTAACAGATAGCTATTCAAGTTCAAAAGAAATTATCTTGCAGTACATTAATGACAACATTAACAAAGAGGACTACACAACTAATTTTGAAAGTAAGAAATTCAAAAGTACTATTCAGTCCCTTAAAAAATTAGTAAAGAAATCTATTACAGATACTAAAACCACCAAAGACCTAAGCAAAAGTGAGTGTTTACTTTCTAAGGGTACTACTGATGAAGAAACAGGTATCTACACACCATATAACTTTAGCTTATCTCATATGTCAAGTTTAAGTACAGATACATTTTCTTATGACAAAATATCTGATGAACAGTTACAAAAATACGCTGAAGAATATTATTCAACCTATGGTTATGACCATGGCAAAAGTCAGAAAGAAAATGAAAAGCTATTTTACGATTTTGTATATGGAAAAGAAGAATCTTCCTTTACCGATATGGTAAGCAATTCAATCCAAACAACCTTTATCAGTGGCATTACAGAAAAAGAAAATCAGTCAAGAGCTACTATCAGTTGTGGATTTATGATAAACAACAACAGTAACAAAAAAGAAAAAGCCTTTGAATTTATCAAATACTCTTTAGGTGAAAGAATGCAAAGATTCATTACCTTTGATTCAAACTATGGTGATACATACAATGTTACAGTTAACAAAGATGCACTAAATAATTCTATAAGTAGTTTTGTTTATGGTGGTGCTGACTTTGATGAAATGAAAGAACAACAAAGTTTTATGGATAAGTATGCATCCTACATTAACAGTATCAACACCTATGAAATCAGAGACGGTTACTACAATGACAAGGTAATCGGTTCATTGGTTGATGATTATTTGCAAGACAAAATCTCTATTGACAACTTTATTGCAAACCTAAACAGTAAAACAAAAATCTATTTATATGAATAAGGTGTACTATGAAATTTGAGAAAAAACAAACTGTATGGGCATATTTATTTCTGTTGCCATCATTAATAGGTATTACGGTTTTTTATGCAGTTCCATACTTAATGTGTATATACAACAGCTTAATGTCCGGTGGGCATTTTGTAGGACTTGATAACTACATAGCGATTTTCAAGAACAAAGCATTTCTCTATGCACTAAAGAACACTATGATTTTTACAGTTGTAGCAATTCCACTACTTATGATTATTTCTTTCTTAATTGCTCAATTTTTAAATAGTTTTGAAAAGATAACTTCTTTCTTTAGAAGTGCATATTTAATGCCTATTGTAATTCCGGCAGCATCCCTAATTTATATTTGGCAGATGCTATTTAACGATTATGGTGTAATCAACAATATTCTAAATTCACTTGGTTTTGATACAGTTCATTTCTTTAGCAGTGGATTTTCTATGGTAATGATTATCCTGATTTACATATGGAAAAACTGTGGTTTCTGTGTAATCCTCTTTACTGCAGGACTTGCTAACCTACCAAAGTCAGTTCACGAAAGTGCTTACCTTGAAGGTGCAAGTAGCTTTAAAACAACAGTAAAAATTACTTTACCACTTATCACTCCAACAACATTCTTTGTATTCTTAATGGCAGTTATCAATTCATTTAGAATGTTCAGAGAGTCATTCTCACTATTCGGTACATATCCAAATGAGAATGTTTACTTCCTACAGAACTTTATAAACAACAACTACAACAACTTTAACTACTCTCAGCTATCTTCATCAGCCATTGTAATGTCAATTATTTTCATTGGTATTATGTTAGCATTCTTTATGTATGAGAGAAAGTCAGATTATTTGGAATGAGGATAAAATGAAAAAGAAATTTACAGTAAAAAAATCATTAAAATATTTGTTGCTAATTGTGCTGACACTTATTTTCTTAATGCCGGTTGTGTTTATGGTTATAAGTTCATTTATGTCCAGTAAAGAAGTTTCCTCTATGCTTGACTTTACAACCGGTCAGTATGCATCCTTTAAACTGATACCGGAACATTTTTCACTTGAACAATTCTACAAGGTGTTCTTTAGAAACGGTGACTACTTAAAGGAATTTTGGAACTCAGTACTAATTACAGTACCTACAGTTATAGGTCAGTTAATTGTATCTTCCCTAGCTGCTTTTGCTTTCGGTAAGCTGAAATTCCCAGGTAGAGATAAGCTATTCTTTGTATATATGATATTCCTTATCTTGCCTATTCAAGTAACACTTGTACCTAGCTACTTTATGTATCAGAAGTTAGATTTACTTAACAATGTTATGAGCATTATTCTTCCGGGTACATTCTCAGCCTTTGGTATTTGCTTACTACGACAAAGTGTAAGGTACATTTCCGACTCATCAATTGAAGCTGCAAGAGTTGACGGTGCATCATACCTTAGAATATTCTTCCAGATTATTCTACCTCAGATAAGAGGTGGTTTAGTATCCCTTGCACTACTGACATTTGTAGATACATGGGGTGTTGTTGAACAACCGTTGATTTACTTTACAGACAAAGCAAAGTACCCACTATCAGTTTCACTTTCTGTTGATACTGCCGATGTAAATATTATTTTTGCTTGTGGTGTAATGTTTATGATACCGGCTTTAATCATCTATTTCTTAGGTGAAAAAGATGTTAGAAGTTCATTTTCGAGGATATAACTATGGAAAAGAAAAATATGCGTACAAAATTTCAAAAAGGTATTGTGGCTTTTGCAATAATTTTCTTTTTGGTAATCGGTGGGTTAACTTATTTGTCAAATAAGATAGATGCCTTACTTTACCCTACTGTTACAGTTGCAACAACCAATACAGGATATATAGTTGACAATGAAGAAGATATGGCCTACTATGACCCAAGAGGTGGTAACACATTAATACCCACTTCTTCAGTACATAACGGTGAAGTTTATTATGTTATCAAAAACACAGATGGCAACTATATTGTAGCTAAAAAGCAAATTGACATACTTAACCAAAACGGTTTATATACTGAAATAGCAAAAGAAGAAAAAGGCTTTTTGGCAATTGTAGACAGTGACAAAGACCTAAAAGTAGGAGAACAAGTTTTAGTAAAGGCAGATGTATTATGATAAAGAAAAGAATTATACCTTTCATAGTTGTTGCTTTACTGTTACTTACTTCTATCTCAACATTTACATATGTAATCAACAACTATAAAAGTCAAAACAAAAACACAGTTATCAGTATCCAAAATGTTGCCTCTCAAGGCAAAAGCAAAGCTACCATAAAGGATTATGAAAAACTGGTAAAACAATATGAGGACTTTAAGGACACTTCATTTTGTAGTGAACTTAGTACAACTACTGTAAATAACACAAAAATTACACCTGTACTGATAAATCACAACTACCTAAAGTACAATAACATTTCTTATACCGATGAGGGTATCACAAATGTTATGGAAAAAGGAAAAAGCAAAACTGCTGTAGTTAGCAAAACCTTCGGTAAAAAAATTGCTGAGGGCAAGTCACAGATAGGTAAAACCTTTATAATGAATGATGAAAGATACCGTATCACAGGTGTTTATGATGACAAAAAAGGTACTATTAATGACTTCTTCAAAGATAACAAAGAGAGAGTTTACATTAACTACACCAGCACAGATAACTATGAAAAAGAAAAGTTAACTGCAGTAAGTTGTGTTGATGGCAGTAACTCAAGAAGCCAATTTTACTTCTTAGGTTTTGATAATTTCCAAAAGGTTAACTTTGATGAAAAAAATTTAGCCGTAAATGATTTTACTGCAATTATTTCATTTATCTTAACTGTTATCACATCAGTTTATTTAATCAGATTATGGCTTAACAACCTAGGTTCAACTTATAGATTTATTAAAGAAAAACACAGTGAAAATTATTTAGGTAAATTCATAATAAACAACCTACCATCACTAATACTTAGATTAATAATTTTCTTAATTTTACCTTTAGCTATTTTTGTACTGTGCTACATAGCTTTAAAAGATTTCCACCTTGTATATAACTATATTGATAAGGAAAATCTATTTAGCATTTCACATATGTTAAATACATTGTCCTCTACTATACAGACAGAAACTTCAACATTAATGGGTGGCAATCCATACTTCTTAAATCTATATAACGGTACATTGGTTTTAGGTGTGATTTTCTTACCGATTATCCTACTACTGTTCTTCTTTACCTACTACCTGTTTAATCAAGTAGGAAAAGAAAGTAAAGGTGCTATGTACCTTATCACTACATCATTTATTGTAATCACAATTATTTCTTTAATTGTAGCTTTCGTAAGTGACAGTAGCTTTACATTCTTACAGATAATCTTCTTTATTACTGCATTATTTATTGCAAAATGTTTGAAAGATTATTTCATTAGAAAAGACTAAAATTTATCCCACAACTAAGTAAAAATAGTTGTGGGATTTTTTTATTTAAACATATATGATGCTGTATCAACCATTTCTTCCATTGCGTGAATAGCCTTGTTCATTTTCTTTTTCATAGGCTTTTTGATTTTGGTATTATCCATCATCTTTTCACCAATCATACCTACTGCAATACCGGACATTAAACCAACACAAATACCTTTCATCATTCCACCGTTATTCATTTAATCACCTCCTAAAAGTATTTTTACCTAAAGACAAAATTATATAAAAGTGAATGAAAACCAATTTAGGAATGTTGTACTATTTTTCAATTTAGTATATAATTAAGAATAGAGGTGATTATTTTGGCAACACTGAATATTGTACTGGTTGAACCGGAAATTCCACAAAATACAGGCAACATTGCTCGTACTTGTGCTGCAACAGGTGCAAGGCTACATCTTGTTAGGCCACTTGGCTTTCAGATTACAGACAAAACAGTAAAGAGAGCAGGTCTTGATTATTGGGATTTACTGGATATAACTTACTACGATAGTCTTGATGATTTTTTAGAGAAAACTAAAGGTGCAAAGTACTTTATGTACACCACTAAAGCACTGTATAAACATACAGAAGTAGAGTATCCCGACAACTGTTACTTGCTTTTTGGCAAGGAAACAAGAGGACTGCCTGAACATTTACTAATGGAACACAAAGAAAGTTGTGTTCGTATTCCTATGGTTAAAGATGCAAGAAGTCTGAACCTTAGCAACTCAGTTGCTATTGCTGCCTATGAAGTGCTGAGACAATGGGACTATCCGGCACTTCTCACCCATGGTCAGCTACACAGACATCATTGGGAATAATAAATATAATTTTCTTTTATTTTACATAAACTTAAGCATAATTTTATTATCCCAAAAATAACGAAAAAATATCTAAAAATTTCTGAAAAAAGTAGGGATAAAATCATTATATCTATTGAAACCATTACAAAATTGTTATATAATTAACTATATCTGGGAACAGATTTTAATAAGTAATTTATTTGAAAGGATGTTTAAATATGGGTTTAAACAAAGTTACAGTTGATGATGTAAATTACGCTGGCAAAAAAGTTCTTTGCCGTTGTGACTTTAACGTACCTCTAAAGGATGGCGTTATCACAAACGACAACAGAATTACAGCTGCTTTACCAACAATCAAAAAGATTATGAATGACGGTGGCAAGGTTATCCTTTGCTCTCACCTTGGTAAGCCAAAGAACGGTCCTGAAGAAAAGTTCTCTCTAGCACCTGTTGCTGTTAGACTTTCTGAACTACTAGGCAAGGAAGTTGTATTTGCTGCTGATGACGAAGTTGTTGGCGAAAATGCAAAGAACGCTGTTGCAAATATGAAGGACGGCGATGTTGTTCTACTACAGAACACAAGATTTAGAAAAGAAGAAACAAAGAATGAAGAACCATTCTCAACAGAACTAGCTTCACTAGCTGATTGTTTCGTTATGGATGCTTTCGGTTCAGCTCACAGAGCTCACTGCTCAACTGCCGGTGTTACAAAGCACATTAAAGATACTGCTGTTGGTTACCTAATGCAGAAGGAAATCGACTACCTAGGTAACGCAGTTGAAAACCCAGTAAGACCTTTCGTTGCTATCCTTGGTGGTGCAAAGGTTGCTGATAA from Ruminococcus bovis encodes the following:
- a CDS encoding ABC transporter substrate-binding protein is translated as MKKNIFSKAMTMVLLICILFSLVACSDDGEYITQGTNLVEEQTKNNNVVTIYTYVDPDNKDLHYDQDTKFYYPLLDMVHMYNNYCSLNNMGDYAVSVVKFSSRDRMIQQMSTEIMAGSGPDIIILDNELPISKLINQGAFADMNTLLKNDKSERKINLDDYDKTLMDTGVFKGKRYMMPMLIEPDIYISNSALFNDYDLATNTRLTYSNINEKLKKFANNSNNLSLTDSYSSSKEIILQYINDNINKEDYTTNFESKKFKSTIQSLKKLVKKSITDTKTTKDLSKSECLLSKGTTDEETGIYTPYNFSLSHMSSLSTDTFSYDKISDEQLQKYAEEYYSTYGYDHGKSQKENEKLFYDFVYGKEESSFTDMVSNSIQTTFISGITEKENQSRATISCGFMINNNSNKKEKAFEFIKYSLGERMQRFITFDSNYGDTYNVTVNKDALNNSISSFVYGGADFDEMKEQQSFMDKYASYINSINTYEIRDGYYNDKVIGSLVDDYLQDKISIDNFIANLNSKTKIYLYE
- a CDS encoding carbohydrate ABC transporter permease, coding for MKFEKKQTVWAYLFLLPSLIGITVFYAVPYLMCIYNSLMSGGHFVGLDNYIAIFKNKAFLYALKNTMIFTVVAIPLLMIISFLIAQFLNSFEKITSFFRSAYLMPIVIPAASLIYIWQMLFNDYGVINNILNSLGFDTVHFFSSGFSMVMIILIYIWKNCGFCVILFTAGLANLPKSVHESAYLEGASSFKTTVKITLPLITPTTFFVFLMAVINSFRMFRESFSLFGTYPNENVYFLQNFINNNYNNFNYSQLSSSAIVMSIIFIGIMLAFFMYERKSDYLE
- a CDS encoding carbohydrate ABC transporter permease, which encodes MKKKFTVKKSLKYLLLIVLTLIFLMPVVFMVISSFMSSKEVSSMLDFTTGQYASFKLIPEHFSLEQFYKVFFRNGDYLKEFWNSVLITVPTVIGQLIVSSLAAFAFGKLKFPGRDKLFFVYMIFLILPIQVTLVPSYFMYQKLDLLNNVMSIILPGTFSAFGICLLRQSVRYISDSSIEAARVDGASYLRIFFQIILPQIRGGLVSLALLTFVDTWGVVEQPLIYFTDKAKYPLSVSLSVDTADVNIIFACGVMFMIPALIIYFLGEKDVRSSFSRI
- a CDS encoding ABC transporter permease, with translation MIKKRIIPFIVVALLLLTSISTFTYVINNYKSQNKNTVISIQNVASQGKSKATIKDYEKLVKQYEDFKDTSFCSELSTTTVNNTKITPVLINHNYLKYNNISYTDEGITNVMEKGKSKTAVVSKTFGKKIAEGKSQIGKTFIMNDERYRITGVYDDKKGTINDFFKDNKERVYINYTSTDNYEKEKLTAVSCVDGSNSRSQFYFLGFDNFQKVNFDEKNLAVNDFTAIISFILTVITSVYLIRLWLNNLGSTYRFIKEKHSENYLGKFIINNLPSLILRLIIFLILPLAIFVLCYIALKDFHLVYNYIDKENLFSISHMLNTLSSTIQTETSTLMGGNPYFLNLYNGTLVLGVIFLPIILLLFFFTYYLFNQVGKESKGAMYLITTSFIVITIISLIVAFVSDSSFTFLQIIFFITALFIAKCLKDYFIRKD
- the trmL gene encoding tRNA (uridine(34)/cytosine(34)/5-carboxymethylaminomethyluridine(34)-2'-O)-methyltransferase TrmL, which gives rise to MATLNIVLVEPEIPQNTGNIARTCAATGARLHLVRPLGFQITDKTVKRAGLDYWDLLDITYYDSLDDFLEKTKGAKYFMYTTKALYKHTEVEYPDNCYLLFGKETRGLPEHLLMEHKESCVRIPMVKDARSLNLSNSVAIAAYEVLRQWDYPALLTHGQLHRHHWE
- a CDS encoding phosphoglycerate kinase, giving the protein MGLNKVTVDDVNYAGKKVLCRCDFNVPLKDGVITNDNRITAALPTIKKIMNDGGKVILCSHLGKPKNGPEEKFSLAPVAVRLSELLGKEVVFAADDEVVGENAKNAVANMKDGDVVLLQNTRFRKEETKNEEPFSTELASLADCFVMDAFGSAHRAHCSTAGVTKHIKDTAVGYLMQKEIDYLGNAVENPVRPFVAILGGAKVADKLNVISNLLEKCDTLIIGGGMAYTFLKAKGYEVGLSLVDDSKIDYCKEMMEKAEKLGKKLLLPVDTTIGDGFPDPIDAPIEVKVVPATEIPADKEGLDIGTETQKLFADAVKSAKTVVWNGPMGVFENPTLAKGTIAVAKALAETDATTIIGGGDSAAAVIQLGFADKMSHISTGGGASLEYLEGKVLPGIDVIADK